CGCAGATCGATGAGGCTCATGTCCACGCCGTCCAGCAAAATGCGCCCGCTCGTCGGCCGGTGAAATCCCGTGATCAGGCCGGCCAGCGTGGACTTGCCGGAGCCGCTGGGACCAATCAGGCCGATGGTTTCACCCGCGGCGACCCGAAACGTGAGGTGCTGCAATGCCGGCGGCGCATCGCCGTCGTCGCTCGCGTAGCGGAAGCTGACCGCTTCAAAGACAAACTCGCCCCGCACCGGTTGAACGCATCGTTTGCCGCGATTTTCTTCAATGTCCGGACAGGCGAGGACTTCGCCAATGCTGCGCAGTCCATCGAAGCCGCGCGTGATGAGCGGCAGCATGGCATTCAACTGCATGACCGCCGCCATGATCGCGTTGAAGTATCCCGCCAGCAGAACCAGGTCGCCCGGCGTCAGCGGCAGGAGTCCGCGATAACTCAGCAATGCCGCCGCGCTCAGGCCGGCGAGATTGAACAGCATCAAAACCGCCCAGCCGGTGGCCCCGAACGTGCCCGCCACAAAGTCAAACGCACGGGCGGCGCTGCGGACGCTGGCAAACCGGTTCTCCAGGCGCGCCACCTCTTCTGCCTCCGCGGCGTGGGCGCGGGTGATGGGAATCATGCTGATCATCCCCAGCACGAGCGAGTTCATGCCCTCGATTTCCCGGCGCAGGTTCTCGTTGTGCTGCTGCAGGCGCCCCGCCAGGCAATGGCGCACAAGCCAGATCAGCGGCACGAAGAACAGGAACACCGGCAGAAACGCCGGCACGCGCCACGCCGTGACGCCCAGCGCCACCAGAATCGTTACCGCCGCAAAGAAGCCAACGTCCACAATCTGGCGGCTCAACATCTCAACGGACTCCACGTCGCGTGTGACCTTCGTCTGCAAAGCGCCGGTGCTGGCCCGGCTGTGGTAACTGATTGAAAGCATCTGCAACCGCCGCACCAGCGCCGAGCGCAACCGGACCTCCATGTTGCGGATGCCCCGGCTCAGGCAATGGACATACGCGGCCGCACTCGGAATGTTCTGGGCAATCGCCACCGCACCGACGGCGGCGTTGAGCCAGAGCGAGCGCAGTCCGCCGGCGCGTTGCCGGGCGATGAGGTCAATGATGTTTGCCGTAATGACGGGCAGAATCCAAACGGGGCTGGCCTTTAACACATAGGAAACCAACGCCAGCAACATCCAGCGGCGCTCAGGGCGATAAAGCTGATACAGCGTC
Above is a genomic segment from Verrucomicrobiia bacterium containing:
- a CDS encoding ABC transporter ATP-binding protein; amino-acid sequence: MEPDPVDMRFDDRRPWWTLYQLYRPERRWMLLALVSYVLKASPVWILPVITANIIDLIARQRAGGLRSLWLNAAVGAVAIAQNIPSAAAYVHCLSRGIRNMEVRLRSALVRRLQMLSISYHSRASTGALQTKVTRDVESVEMLSRQIVDVGFFAAVTILVALGVTAWRVPAFLPVFLFFVPLIWLVRHCLAGRLQQHNENLRREIEGMNSLVLGMISMIPITRAHAAEAEEVARLENRFASVRSAARAFDFVAGTFGATGWAVLMLFNLAGLSAAALLSYRGLLPLTPGDLVLLAGYFNAIMAAVMQLNAMLPLITRGFDGLRSIGEVLACPDIEENRGKRCVQPVRGEFVFEAVSFRYASDDGDAPPALQHLTFRVAAGETIGLIGPSGSGKSTLAGLITGFHRPTSGRILLDGVDMSLIDLR